Proteins from a single region of Acinonyx jubatus isolate Ajub_Pintada_27869175 chromosome D3, VMU_Ajub_asm_v1.0, whole genome shotgun sequence:
- the ST8SIA3 gene encoding sia-alpha-2,3-Gal-beta-1,4-GlcNAc-R:alpha 2,8-sialyltransferase, which translates to MRNCKMARVASVLGLVMLSVALLILSLISYVSLKKENIFTTPKYANPGAPRMYMFHAGFRSQFALKFLDPSFVPITNSLTHELQEKPSKWTFNRTAFLHQRQEILQHVDVIKNFSLTKNSVRIGQLMHYDYSSHKYVFSISNNFRSLLPDVSPIVNKHFNICAVVGNSGILTGSWCGQEIDKSDFVFRCNFAPTEAFQRDVGRKTNLTTFNPSILEKYYNNLLTIQDRNNFFLSLKKLDGAILWIPAFFFHTSATVTRTLVDFFVEHRGQLKVQLAWPGNIMQHVNRYWKNKHLSPKRLSTGILMYTLASAMCEEIHLYGFWPFGFDPNTREDLPYHYYDKKGTKFTTKWQESHQLPAEFQLLYRMHGEGLTKLTLSHCA; encoded by the exons ATGAGAAATTGCAAAATGGCCCGGGTCGCCAGTGTGCTGGGACTGGTCATGCTCAGCGTCGCCCTGCTGATTTTATCGCTCATCAGCTACGTGTCCCTGAAAAAGGAGAACATCTTCACCACTCCCAAGTACGCCAACCCGGGGGCGCCCCGAATGTACATGTTCCACGCGGGATTCCG GTCACAATTTGCGCTGAAGTTTCTAGATCCGTCATTTGTGCCCATTACGAATTCTCTGACCCACGAACTCCAAGAGAAACCTTCTAAGTGGACATTTAATCGGACAGCGTTTTTACATCAAAG gcAAGAAATTCTTCAGCATGTCgatgtaataaaaaatttttctttgaccAAGAATAGTGTTCGGATCGGACAACTGATGCACTATGATTATTCCAGCCATAAATATGTTTTCTCTATTAGCAATAACTTCCGATCACTGCTTCCAGATGTGTCACCCATTGTGaataagcattttaatatttgtgcTGTGGTTGGAAATAGTGGGATCCTGACAGGGAGCTGGTGTGGACAAGAAATAGATAAGTCAGATTTTGTTTTCCGTTGCAATTTTGCCCCTACGGAGGCTTTCCAAAGAGATGTTGGAAGGAAAACCAACCTTACCACCTTCAACCCCAGCATTCTGGAAAAATATTACAACAATCTTTTGACCATTCAGGACCGTAACAACTTTTTCCTGAGTTTAAAAAAGCTCGATGGGGCCATTCTTTGGATCCCTGCATTTTTCTTCCACACTTCAGCAACTGTTACCAGGACATTAGTTGACTTTTTTGTTGAACACAGAGGTCAGTTAAAGGTCCAATTGGCTTGGCCTGGAAATATAATGCAACATGTCAACAG GtactggaaaaacaaacatttgtcaCCCAAACGGCTGAGCACAGGTATTCTCATGTACACCCTTGCGTCAGCGATGTGTGAAGAGATCCACTTGTATGGATTTTGGCCTTTTGGATTTGACCCCAACACAAGGGAAGATCTTCCATACCATTATTATGACAAAAAAGGGACCAAATTTACCACCAAGTGGCAGGAGTCACACCAGCTGCCTGCCGAGTTTCAGCTGCTGTACCGAATGCATGGGGAAGGGCTCACCAAGCTGACTCTGTCACACTGTGCCTAA